Genomic window (Spirosoma sp. KCTC 42546):
CCGAATGTATCGGTACGAGAAAACATTGCCTACGCGTTACGTTTCTTCGAGAAAAGCTACCGGGATTTTCGGGTTAACGAATTGTTGAAACTCTGCCGTTTGACCGATGTACAGGATCGGATTCCGCGTCAGGTATCGGGCGGAGAAAAACAGCGGACGGCCATTGCCCGCGCCATTGCCGATAAACCGGCTGTTTTGTTGCTGGATGAGCCATTCAGTCACCTCGATTTACCCAACCGACTCATTGTTCGTGATTTGTTGTTCGATCTGGTTCGGCATGAAGGGACAGGGTCGCGCTCGACATCCTGCCTGTTTGTGACGCATGATGCCTCAGATGCCCTGTCAATTGCCGATACATTAGGGATTCTGCGCGATGGAAAACTGATCCAACTGGGCGCACCCGTGGACATTTATCATCGACCCGTTACGGCCTATGCGGCACGCATGACGGGGCTGGTTACTGTTCTCAAAGCAAAATATTTACCGCTGCTGGGTTTGCCCGAATCTGAGAATCCGGAAGCCTTGATCTGCCTGCGTCCTGAACAGCTTAAACTCGATACTACAGGTACGCCAGCCACGGTTCGGGCGGTGTATTTTAAAGGAAGCCACTATGAGCTTGACGTGGCTCTATCGCGCTACGTATCACTCCGGTTACTTACGTCTCGCGATGATGTGCAGGTAGGGCAGGTTGTTCAGATAAAGCTGACCGATAAGCCCCTATGGCAGTTGAAAGGGTAGGAGATGGAGGAGCCAGAATCTTACTTTCTATAACTATTCGGATTGGGGGTCAGTTGTGATATAAATAATCCAATGACGCGTTATGGAAGCTAAAGATGAACAGCACGATCCTGGTATTGATGAACCCAACGGAACAGGTGATTTCCTGGTCGGTGAAGAAACGGAAAATGTCAAACCTACCGGTGTAGACGATAAATCGACCGGAATGGGCGATGATGATTATCTGGGGAAAACGAATAGAAAAGGAGAGGAAGGGGATTAAAGGGAGGAGAGAGGAAGTACTATCTATTGACCTCTGCTGACTGAAGTGAATACTATGCCGAACTGGCAAAAAGGAAGAGGGGGAGGAAAGGGACGAGAGGGATGTTTGTATTTCCTCTCGTCCCTTTCCTCCCCCTCTTCCTTTCCTCCTTTTTATAACAGCCTCTTGATCAATTGTTCAACCGAAATGCCTTCCGCTTCTGCCTTAAAGTTTCGGACAACCCGATGGCGCAAAATTGGCATGGCTACAGCGCGAACATCTTCGATATCAGGCGAGTATTTGCCTGTTAGTAATGCATTGCACTTGGCGGCCAGGATAAGCGCCTGCGATGCCCGTGGACCAGCGCCCCATTCTAAATACTGGTTGGCGTCTGGAGCCGCCATGTCGGTATTGGGTCGGGTTTTGTGAACGAGTTTGACCGCGTATTCAATCACATTATCGACCACCGGAACCCGGCGCACCAGGTGTTGAAACTCCCGAATTTCTTCGCCCGTAATCACACGCTGAACATCATATTTGTTGTCGGACGTCGTGTTTTTTACGATGTCGACTTCGGATTGATACGACGGATAATCCAGGTAAATATTGAACATGAAGCGGTCCAACTGGGCTTCGGGTAGCGGATAGGTACCTTCCTGCTCAATTGGGTTCTGCGTAGCTAGTACGAAAAATGGCCGACCCAGGCTGTATTTCTGACCGGCAATCGTTACCGAATACTCCTGCATGGCTTCCAGTAGGGCCGCCTGTGTTTTAGGGGGCGTCCGGTTAATTTCGTCAGCCAGAATAATATTGGCGAAAATAGGCCCTTTAATGAACTTGAAATTGCGCTCCTGATCCAGGGTTTCGGAACCGAGGATATCGGATGGCATCAGGTCAGGGGTGAACTGAATCCGGTTAAAATCCAGATCCAATGCTCCCGCAATCGTCTGAATCAGCAGTGTTTTCGCCAAACCCGGCACACCAACTAGCAAACAGTGCCCCTGACAAAAGATAGCCGTTAACAGCAGTCGAACAGTTTCGTCCTGACCAATTACGACTTTCGAGATTTCACTTTTAAGTTTTTGGTAAGAATTGGTAAGGGCTTCGGCAGCCGCGACGTCTGATGTGTAGGGCATTGTAATGAAAAATGTATAATGAAAAATGTATAATGGTTAGGCTTATTGGCTAATGAATTCTAGTACCTTAACTAGCAGCACTCATTATTCATTAAACATTATCCATTATCCATTAATTGCCTCCTCCGCTGAGGTTGGCTGCACTATTTTGGGTTGTACCAAATATTCGGCAACTGTGGAATTCAGGATCGACCGTGATGTATACATCGGCAATTGATTTTTTGAACCAGTCGTCAATGGCACGGTTCTTTTTGTTCTGAAGCACAATTGTCTGCAATTTCTCGAAGTCTTTGGTGAAATCGGCCGTGTGGGGCGGAACCTTACTCTTAAAATACAATAATCGTACCGCGCTTTTGCCATCTTCCGTACGGTAAGGCAGTGGAGCCGAAATCTTTCCCACCTGCATGGTATCGAGCATCTGGAACATGGCGTATTCCATTGAGCCATCCATAGCCATCCGGCTGCTGCCTGACTGCGGATCGCGCAATAACCCACCCGCATCAGCCGTATTTTTGTCTTCCGAATAGTCGTGAGCGGCTTTCTCAAATTTCAGCGAATCGAGTTGAATCAGGTTCCGAAGACTGTCCAGGTAGCGGGTTGGTCCCGATAAGTCCAGGCGGTTGTAATCGGGTCGAAGCAGAATGTGTCGGGCGCGGTATTCAGCACCGCGGGTTTCCAGCAATTGGATCAGGTGCAAACCAAAA
Coding sequences:
- a CDS encoding ABC transporter ATP-binding protein produces the protein MLTATKLVKTYKSVPAVRNVSITLEPGQIMALVGASGSGKSTLLNLLAGLADADTGEVRLNDERILGPSEVLVPGHNDIRLVHQEYQLMPNVSVRENIAYALRFFEKSYRDFRVNELLKLCRLTDVQDRIPRQVSGGEKQRTAIARAIADKPAVLLLDEPFSHLDLPNRLIVRDLLFDLVRHEGTGSRSTSCLFVTHDASDALSIADTLGILRDGKLIQLGAPVDIYHRPVTAYAARMTGLVTVLKAKYLPLLGLPESENPEALICLRPEQLKLDTTGTPATVRAVYFKGSHYELDVALSRYVSLRLLTSRDDVQVGQVVQIKLTDKPLWQLKG
- a CDS encoding MoxR family ATPase, whose translation is MPYTSDVAAAEALTNSYQKLKSEISKVVIGQDETVRLLLTAIFCQGHCLLVGVPGLAKTLLIQTIAGALDLDFNRIQFTPDLMPSDILGSETLDQERNFKFIKGPIFANIILADEINRTPPKTQAALLEAMQEYSVTIAGQKYSLGRPFFVLATQNPIEQEGTYPLPEAQLDRFMFNIYLDYPSYQSEVDIVKNTTSDNKYDVQRVITGEEIREFQHLVRRVPVVDNVIEYAVKLVHKTRPNTDMAAPDANQYLEWGAGPRASQALILAAKCNALLTGKYSPDIEDVRAVAMPILRHRVVRNFKAEAEGISVEQLIKRLL